A single window of Novipirellula aureliae DNA harbors:
- a CDS encoding M48 family metallopeptidase: MSTRFFEQQTKARRNTAWLVAMFVIATSCIVIVTFFAVTYFANVSLRPKRFDLSSVDSVSIHHFLANPKATRFGYGAAIFATAMILGGTAYKVISLRHGGGRGVAESVGGRRVVPDSAELSERRLLNIVEEMAIASGTPVPPVYLLEEPGINAFAAGYSSSDAVIGVTRGALNHFDREQLQGVIAHEFSHILNGDMRMNIRMIGILHGILLLALIGRLLFRLFLYGGNGQSRSSDSRNSTGLYIVVIALVLIVIGSIGSLFGGMIKAAVSRQREYLADASAVQFTRNPDGIAGALKKIGGYASHGRLQHPNAAVASHMYFAQGIFEGLSGLMATHPPLPKRIRAIDPNWNGKFARLEQPGPMPKPMPEYKREALQAASGLAASGLAASGLAGTTAVKAAPSDHAPLQVVASAVDSVGTHEKYHRVYAADLLDELDPRVRGAAREPYSARALVFAILLDQDPSVRKDQITALSARIEPALVKLTLELATAIETLPDKAYLPVVDLSLPALSAMSKPQYSAFMNSFVELARADSKITIFEWTLAQVLMRHLRPRFEQVRSPIPHYYGLQRLGTEISMLLSILARVGHPTAQGVQSAFDVGARRIGGSLTLQPREKHSLSNLETAVKKLQKLTVQLRGKIVDGCAAVVCADGTVEVREAELLRGIADLLDCPVPPLIEQIEP; encoded by the coding sequence ATGAGCACTCGCTTCTTCGAGCAGCAAACAAAGGCTCGTCGAAACACGGCATGGCTGGTCGCCATGTTTGTGATTGCGACGTCGTGTATCGTCATCGTGACGTTTTTTGCCGTCACCTACTTTGCCAACGTCTCGCTGCGCCCAAAACGGTTCGATCTGTCCAGCGTTGATTCCGTTAGCATCCATCATTTTTTAGCAAACCCGAAAGCGACGAGGTTCGGCTATGGTGCTGCGATTTTTGCTACCGCGATGATCCTCGGTGGCACGGCATACAAAGTGATTTCGCTTCGTCATGGCGGCGGTAGGGGCGTTGCGGAAAGTGTTGGTGGACGACGCGTCGTTCCCGATTCCGCCGAACTCTCTGAGCGGCGGCTACTCAATATCGTTGAAGAGATGGCGATCGCGTCCGGCACGCCAGTTCCACCCGTCTATCTCCTTGAAGAGCCTGGAATCAATGCGTTCGCAGCTGGATATTCATCAAGTGATGCCGTTATTGGTGTGACTCGCGGAGCTCTCAACCATTTCGATCGCGAACAATTGCAAGGTGTGATTGCACACGAGTTTAGCCATATTCTCAATGGCGACATGCGAATGAATATCCGTATGATCGGTATCTTACACGGCATCCTGCTGCTGGCGTTGATCGGACGCTTGTTGTTTCGACTGTTCCTCTACGGAGGCAATGGGCAAAGTCGATCGAGCGATAGTCGAAATTCCACCGGTCTCTACATTGTTGTGATCGCTCTTGTATTGATTGTTATCGGATCGATCGGTTCCCTTTTCGGTGGCATGATCAAGGCGGCGGTATCAAGGCAACGCGAATACTTGGCGGATGCATCCGCAGTCCAATTCACGCGAAACCCAGATGGGATTGCTGGGGCACTGAAAAAGATTGGTGGCTATGCCTCGCATGGACGTTTGCAGCATCCCAACGCGGCAGTGGCCAGCCACATGTATTTCGCACAAGGAATCTTTGAAGGGTTGAGTGGCTTGATGGCGACTCACCCGCCACTCCCGAAGCGAATTCGGGCAATCGACCCGAACTGGAATGGGAAATTTGCTAGACTCGAACAGCCTGGACCAATGCCCAAACCAATGCCCGAGTACAAACGCGAAGCATTGCAGGCGGCATCGGGTTTGGCGGCATCGGGTTTGGCGGCATCGGGTTTGGCTGGCACAACGGCTGTCAAAGCTGCACCATCCGATCACGCTCCGCTGCAAGTCGTCGCCTCCGCAGTCGATTCCGTGGGGACGCACGAGAAATACCACCGAGTTTATGCCGCAGATCTGCTGGATGAACTCGATCCGCGAGTGCGCGGCGCGGCAAGAGAACCCTATTCCGCTCGGGCGTTGGTCTTCGCGATCCTGTTGGACCAGGATCCTTCGGTCCGCAAGGACCAGATTACAGCATTGTCCGCCCGAATCGAACCAGCGTTGGTAAAACTCACGCTAGAGTTAGCAACAGCAATCGAAACGTTGCCAGATAAAGCCTACTTGCCCGTCGTCGACCTCAGTTTGCCCGCGCTGTCAGCCATGTCGAAACCTCAGTACAGCGCCTTTATGAATTCATTTGTCGAACTGGCTCGAGCCGATTCAAAAATTACCATATTCGAGTGGACCCTCGCTCAAGTGCTGATGCGCCACTTGCGTCCCCGGTTCGAACAAGTGCGCAGTCCCATTCCCCATTATTACGGGTTACAACGTCTCGGAACGGAAATCTCGATGCTGCTTAGCATTCTCGCTCGCGTCGGCCATCCTACGGCGCAAGGTGTACAAAGCGCGTTTGATGTCGGTGCTCGTCGAATCGGCGGGTCGCTTACGCTGCAACCGCGTGAAAAGCATTCGTTGTCGAACTTGGAAACCGCAGTCAAAAAACTACAGAAATTAACAGTCCAGCTTCGTGGCAAAATCGTCGATGGTTGTGCGGCGGTTGTGTGTGCCGATGGAACGGTTGAAGTCCGCGAAGCCGAGCTATTACGCGGTATCGCCGATTTGCTCGATTGTCCCGTTCCACCGCTAATCGAGCAGATCGAACCATGA
- a CDS encoding LemA family protein, with protein MPLPTIAIVAFIVVLLIGLVLLLYGVGIFNRLVTLRNRVDNAFSQIEVQLKRRHDLIPNLVETVKGYMKHERETLEAVINARKQAVGGLSNAASDPSNPEAMAMLAGAEQGLSGALGRLFALAEAYPDLKANQNMAQLTEEITTTENKIGFARQAYNDSVTEYNTYRQTFPPMLFANAFGHTRDRELLQFEDENLNEAPKVSFEK; from the coding sequence ATGCCGCTACCTACCATTGCAATTGTCGCTTTCATCGTCGTCCTGCTAATCGGATTGGTTCTGTTACTGTATGGTGTTGGGATCTTCAATCGTTTAGTGACACTACGAAATCGCGTCGACAACGCTTTCTCGCAGATTGAAGTACAGCTCAAGCGGCGGCACGACCTGATTCCCAATCTGGTCGAAACGGTTAAAGGCTACATGAAGCACGAACGCGAAACACTTGAAGCGGTTATCAACGCTCGCAAACAGGCTGTTGGTGGACTGTCAAACGCCGCTTCCGATCCGAGCAATCCCGAAGCAATGGCAATGTTGGCCGGAGCGGAACAAGGATTGTCTGGAGCCCTCGGACGATTGTTCGCACTGGCCGAAGCCTATCCTGATCTAAAGGCGAATCAGAACATGGCACAATTAACCGAAGAGATCACGACGACCGAAAACAAAATTGGTTTTGCTCGGCAAGCCTATAACGATTCGGTGACAGAGTACAACACCTATCGGCAAACCTTCCCACCCATGTTGTTTGCAAATGCGTTTGGACACACTCGCGATCGGGAATTGTTGCAATTCGAAGACGAAAACCTCAACGAAGCTCCCAAGGTATCGTTTGAGAAATGA
- a CDS encoding thiamine phosphate synthase, producing the protein MIPDSLTATYRILDASINRVSEGIRTIEEYSRFEIESVSHSESFKSLRHQLTRLVNTSLSRSMLLAARNTPDDIGTVIQTKAEYNRTTKIQIVAAASSRIQQSLRVIEEYGKTIDAGFAKEVEQLRYQAYHHCASIERLVPVSRRQRLLEQAKLYLLMDVHEDLEMFVASIRSLAAAGVDVFQLRDKDASDRTLYERSVVAAKLAIELDCLFLVNDRADIAAAADSDGVHVGQDELPAKIARQVIGDSRLVGVSTHTVQEIEQAQIDGANYIGCGPVFGGRTKSFSHYVGTAFLEKAATMTTIPAFAIGGIDETNVNQVIDAGFDRIAVTGALRDAEDPAAAAAHLKAILVN; encoded by the coding sequence ATGATACCGGACTCACTTACAGCGACCTATCGAATTTTAGACGCCTCGATCAATCGGGTCAGCGAGGGAATTCGGACCATCGAAGAGTACTCGCGTTTTGAAATCGAGTCGGTTTCGCACTCCGAATCGTTTAAGTCGCTCCGGCATCAACTGACTCGACTGGTGAACACGTCCCTATCGCGTTCGATGCTCTTGGCGGCCCGCAATACACCGGATGATATCGGCACGGTGATCCAAACCAAGGCCGAGTACAACCGGACGACGAAGATTCAGATTGTCGCCGCTGCGTCGTCACGGATCCAACAATCGCTGCGGGTGATCGAGGAATATGGGAAAACCATTGACGCGGGCTTTGCAAAGGAAGTCGAGCAACTCCGTTACCAAGCTTATCATCACTGTGCTTCGATCGAACGACTTGTACCGGTCTCACGCCGTCAAAGATTGCTCGAGCAAGCGAAGTTATATTTGCTAATGGATGTTCACGAGGATCTCGAGATGTTCGTCGCATCGATTCGATCGCTTGCTGCTGCGGGAGTGGACGTCTTTCAACTTCGCGATAAAGACGCAAGCGACCGCACCCTTTACGAGCGCTCCGTCGTTGCTGCGAAACTAGCGATCGAACTCGATTGCTTGTTCCTCGTCAATGATCGAGCAGACATTGCGGCCGCTGCTGATTCCGATGGCGTGCATGTCGGTCAGGATGAGCTGCCAGCGAAGATTGCGAGACAGGTCATTGGTGACTCGCGACTTGTTGGCGTTTCAACTCATACGGTTCAAGAGATTGAACAGGCTCAGATTGATGGAGCGAATTATATCGGTTGTGGCCCTGTTTTCGGTGGTCGTACCAAGTCATTTAGCCATTATGTCGGTACAGCGTTTCTTGAAAAGGCAGCCACGATGACAACCATACCCGCATTTGCCATCGGTGGCATCGATGAAACGAATGTCAATCAAGTCATCGATGCTGGTTTTGATCGTATTGCCGTCACAGGAGCATTGAGAGACGCCGAGGACCCGGCAGCCGCCGCAGCTCATTTGAAAGCAATTCTGGTAAACTGA
- a CDS encoding 4-(cytidine 5'-diphospho)-2-C-methyl-D-erythritol kinase has product MNDPLPFSTIVRTRPPAKLNLFLELLGKRDDGFHDIDTVMVPIDWCDHLSLERTQSDSIELSVRWMPSQEIIACQMGVTPESEQTEWLAIPADDRNLVFRALEGFRNRFDLPTGFRCELLKSIPAGAGMGGASSDAAAALRCAAILNGISPNHSGILELAAGLGSDVPFFLGPNGEKSRAARATGRGEHLSQIASSSQFDIVVVFPAVSLSTARVYSVASIPDATIDSAAMIVALEAGLVNDIAFGGLNRLQEPASKTAPEIDEILKSMWRSNLLGCQLTGSGSACFGFARSTVDAKRVANQLRSQYYPGLRVSHCRQSMVPSQIEMSSNC; this is encoded by the coding sequence ATGAATGATCCACTCCCCTTTTCGACGATTGTAAGAACACGTCCGCCTGCAAAGCTAAACTTGTTTCTTGAACTACTCGGCAAACGTGATGATGGTTTTCACGATATTGACACGGTGATGGTACCGATCGATTGGTGCGACCATCTATCGCTTGAGCGTACCCAATCTGACTCCATTGAATTGTCGGTTCGCTGGATGCCGTCGCAGGAAATCATCGCTTGCCAAATGGGGGTTACCCCCGAATCGGAACAAACGGAATGGCTCGCGATTCCGGCAGACGATCGAAATTTGGTCTTCCGGGCGCTCGAAGGATTCCGCAATCGTTTTGATCTTCCGACTGGTTTTCGCTGCGAATTGTTGAAGTCGATTCCAGCGGGGGCGGGGATGGGAGGTGCGAGTAGTGATGCGGCCGCAGCGTTGAGGTGTGCGGCGATTTTAAATGGAATCTCGCCAAATCATTCGGGTATACTGGAGTTGGCTGCCGGTTTGGGAAGCGATGTCCCCTTCTTTTTAGGTCCAAATGGTGAAAAGAGCCGCGCCGCTCGAGCGACGGGTCGAGGAGAGCATTTGTCGCAGATTGCGTCATCCTCTCAGTTTGACATTGTGGTGGTTTTTCCAGCAGTTTCTTTGTCAACAGCTCGTGTTTATTCCGTGGCCTCGATTCCAGACGCTACAATTGACAGTGCTGCGATGATCGTGGCACTTGAGGCGGGTTTGGTAAACGACATCGCCTTTGGGGGGCTGAACCGACTACAGGAACCCGCTTCAAAAACTGCTCCTGAAATTGACGAAATACTCAAATCGATGTGGCGGTCGAACTTGTTAGGGTGTCAACTAACGGGCAGCGGGTCGGCTTGTTTCGGTTTTGCTCGATCGACGGTCGATGCGAAACGTGTGGCAAATCAATTGCGAAGTCAATATTATCCTGGGTTGCGTGTTTCGCATTGTCGGCAGTCGATGGTTCCTTCGCAGATTGAAATGAGTTCCAACTGCTAA
- a CDS encoding SpoVG family protein, giving the protein MQITEIRIKLMESSEDRLRAFCSITMDGCFVVRDLKIIDGANGPFVAMPSRKLTGHCQRCSHKNHLRATYCNHCGTKLQLDVDLDSPQKLYADVAHPINSECRETIQSAVIEEFRSELARSREPGYQSRYDDDFDYDGHEVNSQSEASQPSDGNKTAMIDQEGPAKLESGSPPRPHFLDESNQSTKERVDAEGNESGGGDDFGVGIF; this is encoded by the coding sequence GTGCAAATCACAGAAATTCGAATCAAGCTGATGGAATCATCCGAAGATCGTCTTCGCGCATTTTGCTCGATCACGATGGACGGATGCTTTGTCGTCCGAGACCTGAAAATCATTGACGGTGCAAACGGTCCTTTCGTTGCCATGCCAAGTCGCAAACTTACCGGTCATTGCCAACGCTGTTCTCACAAAAATCATTTGCGAGCAACCTACTGCAACCATTGCGGAACGAAGCTTCAGCTTGATGTCGATCTTGATTCTCCGCAAAAGCTGTATGCGGATGTCGCCCATCCAATCAACAGTGAATGTCGTGAAACAATTCAATCCGCCGTGATCGAAGAATTCAGATCGGAACTCGCTCGCTCACGTGAGCCAGGCTATCAATCTCGTTATGATGATGATTTTGACTACGACGGCCACGAAGTAAATAGCCAATCGGAAGCAAGCCAACCGAGCGACGGCAACAAAACGGCGATGATCGACCAGGAAGGACCCGCGAAGCTTGAAAGCGGGAGTCCACCACGTCCACATTTTTTGGATGAGTCAAACCAGTCCACCAAAGAACGGGTCGATGCCGAGGGCAACGAATCAGGGGGCGGTGATGATTTCGGAGTCGGCATTTTCTAG
- a CDS encoding flagellin → MRLKPQYKLSALLVVTLVAAIACSLALPFDPTVTYLAMTAYNSTDGTATPTAFADGVDAAGGLAEDVVFELLGKSGSEVFNVSKGTSIDDLVKQINLVNDATGVTATKDGQALVLTSNDYGSDAIVDFRVISEDSGGTMTASVGAGVRDTGADIVAKINGIDANGKGNTLAINTSTLDVSIQVDQGSSDSIDFTINGGGALFQLGSDVVSNQQARIGIGSVSTARLGGATGKMFQLGSGESASLTNDPNQAAKIVTEAIEQITSLRGRLGAFQSTTLESNIVSLNDTVANLQEAESSIRDADFAEESARLTRAQILVQSGTNVLSMANQNPQNVLSLLR, encoded by the coding sequence ATGAGATTGAAGCCGCAATACAAACTGTCCGCACTACTGGTGGTGACATTGGTTGCGGCAATTGCGTGTTCTCTTGCTTTGCCATTCGATCCGACCGTGACGTATCTAGCGATGACCGCCTACAACTCGACCGACGGAACGGCCACACCCACCGCGTTTGCTGACGGCGTGGATGCAGCAGGCGGACTCGCCGAAGACGTTGTCTTCGAACTGCTGGGCAAATCAGGCTCCGAAGTCTTCAACGTCAGTAAAGGAACGAGTATAGATGACCTCGTAAAACAGATCAACTTGGTCAACGATGCAACCGGGGTTACGGCAACCAAAGATGGCCAAGCGTTAGTTCTGACTTCGAACGACTATGGCTCCGATGCGATTGTTGACTTCCGTGTCATCAGCGAAGACAGTGGCGGAACAATGACGGCATCCGTCGGAGCTGGGGTTCGAGATACCGGAGCCGATATTGTTGCCAAGATCAACGGGATTGATGCCAACGGCAAAGGCAATACACTGGCGATCAACACCTCGACTCTTGACGTATCGATCCAAGTCGATCAGGGATCAAGCGACAGTATCGACTTCACAATCAATGGTGGAGGTGCACTCTTCCAACTCGGTTCGGATGTCGTCAGCAACCAACAAGCGCGGATTGGGATCGGCAGTGTTAGCACCGCTCGGCTAGGTGGTGCAACAGGAAAAATGTTCCAGCTTGGTAGTGGTGAATCGGCTTCATTGACGAATGACCCCAACCAGGCAGCCAAGATCGTCACCGAAGCAATCGAACAAATCACGAGTCTTCGCGGGCGGTTAGGTGCGTTTCAATCAACGACCCTCGAGAGCAATATTGTCAGCTTGAACGATACGGTCGCCAACTTGCAAGAGGCGGAAAGCTCGATCCGCGATGCCGACTTTGCGGAAGAGTCAGCCCGTCTAACACGTGCTCAAATCTTGGTGCAATCGGGAACAAATGTCTTGTCGATGGCAAATCAGAATCCTCAAAACGTTTTGTCACTCCTGCGATAG